The Sulfurihydrogenibium azorense Az-Fu1 genome contains the following window.
ACGCTTTTTCAGATCAAGAGATTTATGAACAGTTTCATAAAGATGCAATTACCCATATAATAAGTGCGATAGATGCATATTTAATATCTACGGTTTTACTTATTTTTGGAATAGGGCTTTATGAACTTTTCGTAAGTAAAATTGACTATGCAGAAAAAGATACAAGGTCTTCTAAAATATTAATTGTACACTCTTTAGACCAGCTTAAAGACAAATTAGCTAAAGTGATAGTTATGGTTTTAATCGTTACATTTTTTAAACACGCAGTTAAATACAGTTATGAAGAAGTTTTAAACTTGCTATACCTTGGAATTGGAATATTTTTAATAGCACTGGCTATATATTTATTAGCTAAACCCCACGAAGCTCACAAAAATGAGGAGCATTAAAGATGAAAGACATAGTTGTTTTATTAACTTCTTTAACGTTAGTCTCTGGTATAAGTTGGTTTTTTTTCTCAAAAGATAAAAAGAAAGAAGAGGAAAATCAAGAATCAGGAGAATTAGAAAAGCTTGAAGTTAACATATCTGGAATGCATTGTGCTGGATGTGCAGCTGGAATAGAAGCCACTTTAAAAATGGTTAGTGGAATAAAGTATGCAGCTGTAAACTTTGCAACCTCTAAAGGAGAGTTTTTATACGACCCATCAAAGATAACAAAACAACAGATAATAGAAAAAATAAAAGAGTTAGGTTACGATGCATCAATTGATTTAGAAAGTTTTGAAAAAAAAAGTTAGAAGAAATTTCATCTCTTAGAAAAAGAGTTTTAATTTCCCTTTCTCTTTTTATAGTTGTAGTCCTATCAATGTTTTTCCATTTTTATTACTCAGATTATCTACAGTTTTTAACAGCTTCTATTATCCAGTTTTACGCTGGTTATGAGTTTTATAAGTCTTCTTTAAAGTCTTTAAAAAATAGAATAGCTGATATGAATCTCCTTGTCAGTATTGGAACCTTTTCAGCGTACTTTTACTCTGTAGCTGTTTTATTTTTCAAGGACTTTTTTCCAGTGGAGATGAGACATCTTTACTTTGAAGGGTCTTCTGCTGTTATTACATTTGTTTTAATTGGTAGATACTTAGAACTAAAAACAAGGCAAACAGCAACAGAGTTTATGAAAAAACTAATCTCTTTAAAACCAGATAAAGCAATAAAGTTGGTAGATGGAAAAGAAGAGGTTGTAGATGCAGTATCTATTAAAAAAGATGATATCGTAATAGTAAGACCGGGGGATAAGATACCTGTTGATGGAGTTGTGATAGAAGGGCAGACTGAAGTTGACCAATCCATCTTAACAGGAGAGTCAAAACTCTTGTATAAAAAAGAAGGAGATACAGTTTTAAGTGGAGGTATAAATAAATCCGGACTGATTAAGATAAAAGCTATAAAAGATGCAAAGGACAGTATTTTAAACCAAATTATAAAGCTACTTCTTGAGGCTCAGTCTAAAAAGCCTAAGATAGGAAAACTTGCAGATAAGATAACTGCTTACTTTGTTCCAGTTGTTTTAATTATATCAATTTTAGTTTTTGATGTATGGTATTTTTTAGGTTATCCACTGAATTTTTCTTTAACAGCTGCAATTTCTGTTTTGGTTATAGCCTGTCCCTGTGCCTTAGGACTTGCAACTCCTATAACAATTGTAAATGTTGTTGGAAGAGGTGCAAAAGAAGGACTTCTTTTTAAAGACCCTGAAGTTATAGAAAAGTCAGAAAAAATAGATTATGTGATTTTTGACAAAACAGGAACATTAACAGAAGGAAAGATGAAAGTAGAGGAGTATTTAGTTAAAGACTTTCTTTCTGTGTTTGTATCTTTGGAAAAAGGTATAAATCATCCTGTTGCCCAAAGCATTTTACAGATTCCATCTCAAGAGGTAGAGATTAAAGACAAACAGGTAATAGTTGGTAAAGGTGTTGTAGGGACTTACAAAGGTATTAAGGTTATCATGTGTAATAAAAAATTTTTAGATGAGCTTAATATTCCTTTAGAAAAAGAGTTTGAAGAGTTTTACCTAAAAAGTAAAGAAAAGGGAAATACAGTTATCTTTGGAGTTATAGATAGTAAAGTTTATGGAGTTTTTTCAATATCAGACAGTGTAAGACCAGAGAGTAAAGAAGTGATAAAAACGTTAAAAAACAAAGGCATAAAAGTTGTAATGCTTACAGGAGACAATCAAAAGGTTGCAGAAAAAGTAGCTAAAGAAGTAGGTATAGAAGAGTTTTACTATGACTTAACTCCCATCGATAAGTATAACTTTATAAAAGGTTTAAAAGAAAAAGGTTTTACGGTTGTGTTTGTAGGAGATGGAATCAACGACGCTCCATCTATGGTAGAGAGTGATATAGGAATTGCAGTTGAGACAGCTTCAGATTTAGCAAAAGAATCAGGAAGTATAGTACTTTTAAAAAGTGATTTAAGAGGAGTAGTAAAAGCTATAAACTTGTGTCAAAAAGGCTTAAAAACTATAAAACAAAACCTTTTTTGGGCTTACATCTACAACATTATAGGTATTCCTATAGCAGGTGGGCTACTTTATCCGTTTTTTGGTATTCTTTTAAATCCCATGTATGCGGGAATTGCAATGAGTTTTAGTTCTATAACTGTTGTTCTAAATGCTTTAAAGTTAAGGTACATCTCTATCTAATGATAAAAATCATTTTTGATATAGGTTTTTATATGTATATTCTTTGAAAAATTAAAGTGGAGGTAAGTTGCTTTGAATAAACCTGAAATTTTAGCGCCTGTAGGACATTATGAAGGACTTGCAGCTGTTATAAAAGCAGGAGCTGATGCTATATACATGGGTGTAGGAAAGTTAAATCAAAGAGCTTTAAAAAGTGAATTTGACATAAACGATGTAAAAGAGATAAGAAAGATAACACAAGACAAAGGAGTCAAACAGTACATAGTTTTAAACTCTATCGTGTTTGAAGATGACCTTCCTTGGGTAAACGAGACTTTAGACCAACTTAAAGAGATAGGTGTAGATGCTGTTATTGGTTGGGATATGGCTGTAATAACAGGCTCTATAAAAAGAGGTATTACTACCCACTTGTCTACTATGGCTTCTGTATCTAATACCCAAGCAGCTAAATTTTATGAAGAGTTGGGAGTAAAAAGAATCGTTCCTGCAAGAGAAGTAAAACTTCAAGGTTTACTGGAGCTGAAAGAAAAGACAAACCTTGAGATTGAAATATTCGTTCACGGTGCTATGTGTATGGCAGTTTCTGGAAGATGTTTTTTAAGCCACGATGTTTTTGAAACTTCTGGAAATAGAGGAGAGTGTTATCAGGTTTGTAGACATGAGTTTGAGGTAAAGATAACTTCAAAAAACACAGGAACAGACTTTATACTTGGGTCTGATTATGTACTCTCTGCAAGAGACCTTGTTACTCTTAACTTTGTAGATAAACTTATGTGGGCTGACAGCTGGAAGATAGAAGGAAGAAATAAAAACCCAGATTACGCATACCTTGTAACATATTCATATAGAGAAGCAAGGGATAGAATTTTAAACGGAGAGTGGAATACAAAAGGTTATCAAGATTTATGGGATCTTTTAGAGAGGGCATACCATAGACAGTGGGACAGTGGCTTTTACTTTGGACAAGGATTATTTGGTCTAAACCAATCTGTAGCCAAAGAAAAAAAAGTTTATGTAGGAGAAGTAATAAAGTACTATCCAAAAATAAGTGTTGCAGAGGTAAGGATAGTAAATAACCCTATGAAAATAGGAGATACAATACATATAGTGGGAAAAAATACAGGTGTAGTTAGACAAAAGGTAGAATCTATGCAGATAGATAGAAAGAACATCGAAGTAGCAGAGAGAGGAACTGTAGTAGGGTTAAAGACAGTTGAGAGAGTTAGGGAAGGTGATAAAGTTTACCTTATGGTTGAAGTTGAAAACCCTATAGAAGAGCACAAAAGAGAAGCTGCAAAAGTTTAATTTATGTACGGTGTTGGCTTACCAAAATAGTATCCCTGCAGATAGTCAACACCGAGTCTTTTTAAAGTTTCATACTCCTCTTTTTCTTCTACCATCTCTGCAAGGACTTTTATATTTTTGTGTCTTGCTATTTTTATAATACTTTCAATTATGACTTGATCGTCTACATCTTTATCTATATCACTAATTAGTGAACCGTCTAACTTTACAAGGTCTATAGGAAAATGTTTTAAGTATATAAAGTTGGAGTAACCTGCACCAAAATCATCTATTGCAAAATTAAAACCAAGGGTTTTTCCATACCTTATGTATTCCTTGAGGGTTGTTAAATCAGATAAGGCTTCCTCTTCAGTCACTTCTAAGAATATATTGTTAGGATTAACATCATTAGAATTTAAAAGTAATAAAAGATCATCTAAATTGCTTACTTTTTCAAAAAAAGTTTTAGACATGTTGAAAAAGATTAAAATATTTTTTTTATTTTTTTCAGATATGTATCTAATAGCTTTTTCTTGAACTATCTTATCAATCTTTTCTAAAACCCTATACCTAATTGCTTCTGGAATGAATTTATATGCCGGTAAATATTTATCTTCCTCTGGAATGTATATTCTTGCTAAAACTTCGTAACCAACTATTTCTAAAGTGTCTGACTTTACTATAGGTTGGAAAAATGGAACTATCCTGTCTTCTTTTATAGCCGATACTAATATATTTTTTGATTCAAATTCACTTGATATTAAACTTTCTATCTCATCTTTAGTTAAAAATTCGACCCTATTTTTACCTTCTTTTTTTGCTTTGTATAAACCAAGGTCTGCTGCTTTTAGTAAAAGTTGAGAGTCATAACCATGTAATTCCGTACTCGCTATTCCTATACTGACAGTAAAAGGAATTTTTGTATCATTTATTATAAATGAAGATTGTTCTATATTTTTTCTTATTTTTTCTGCTGCTTTTAGGGTTCCATCAAGTGAAGTCTCAGGCATTATTACTAAAAACTCTTCTCCACCGTATCTTCCGACTATATCAGTTAACCTTATAGAGTCCTTTAGAATATCAACAACATGTAAAAGTGCAAGATCTCCAACATCATGTCCAAAAGAATCATTTATAATTTTAAAATCATCAATATCTATCAGTGCAATAGATAAAGGCCTATTAAATCTTTTTGCTCTTAGAATTTCTTTTTCTAAATCCATCATTAGTTTTCTTCTATTTGGTATTTTTGTTAAAAAGTCTAAAGTGGCAAGGTTGTAAATGTTTATTTTATAAACAAAGTTTGACAAGATTACATCCAGATACTGCAAATCTTCTTCTTTCAATTTTTCTTTTGAAAATCCTATAAAAATTAAAGATAGATCATCATCAACCTCCTATTATAAATTTACCGTTATTTACATCTATGAAATTCTCCTTATTATTTAATTTTTCTATAACTTGGTTTACATCTATTAAAATTCCTTTTTTTTCTGCATTCTCTGAATAGAGAATATCATTTTTTGAAAATTTAGATACAGAAATTAAAACAGATCCTTCCATATTTAGTATTTTATCTATTCTGTTTAAAGTGTAATATGCAAATTTATTGAAATTGTTTGATATCGATATCATCTTCGTTACTGTTTCAAAAATAAGTTTAAACTTATGGTTAGACTTGACTATACTTTTTCTAAACTCTTCTAGGAGAGAAGATACCCTTGCAAGTTCATCACTTCCAAAATATTGTAAAGTAAACTTAAATTTTTCTAATCCTTTTTCATTTATTTCTTCTAACTGATATGTCAGAAATGTCAATGGAAATAGTATAAATTTTCTTACTACGAAAAAAGATAGTAATAAAATAGAAATAAAGCTTGAGGAGAAAATTATAGAATCTTTAAAAACATTACCTAAAGTTATTTTTAAAACAGTCTCATTTTTAATACATCCAACAAGGTAAAAATCAGAGTTATCATACTTTTTACCACTACAGATTTCATTGTTTGAAACTGTTTTTGATATGTAAAAGTCAGGATTATAAATAGATATTATACCTGCTTTAGACATTATTATATCGTAGAGCATTTTTTCATCAATACCTATCAAGTAAAAGCTTTCTCCAAATTTATAGGAATGGTATATAATTCCATTTTCGTAAAAGTATTTAAAAGGTTTATTTATCGGTTCATTAATCTCTTTAAAAACTTTTATGTTAGGGTCTGATTTTATCTCACTAATTAACTTATTTTTCAACATTTTTTCTATTTTTTCGGTAAAAATCTCTAATTTTTGTTGACTTAGATTTTGTCTTATTGTAGTTGCAAGGTCAATGTGTTTTTTTACATCTTTAAAGCTTTGTTGTATATGATAATACGATAGAATTCCGAATGAGATTATTGTAGAAATAGTGGACAAAGCTAAAAACATTAATGTTATTTTTGTTGCAAAAGACCTTACCTTTAAAACATTCTCTACAAAGTAATTTATTTTAAAGCAAATTTTACTTTCTTTAAATTTCATCTATTTTTTTATTCTTTACTCCTATAAAAGTTATACTTTAAATTTTTAAACCAAACTACAGCCTCTTCTTTTGTATTAAATGGCTTTGATTTTAAAGGCTGGGGGTAGTTAGTGTAAAAAAGCCAGTGGTATTTACCATTTTCTTCTATTAACTTTACTCCAGCTACATTATTTAAAAGTATATACATATTATCGTCAATTTCTTGAAACATTTTAGCTTTCCTCTTTCACCTGCTTTAATTCCCTTTGTTTTTTCATAAACCATTTTACAGATGATACAATTAGTATTATTAATGCTATGGTTCCGGCTATAAGTTTTGCTTTTTCCATCTCCATATTAAAAATCCTAAATATACTAAACCACATAAATACATAAGTTAGGTACAGACCGTATAGTAGTAAAGCAATCGAAAACGCTTCCCAGATAATTTTTCCTATCATTAAAACACCTCTTTAATTTAATTTATATGGTATATATTTTATTTCATTTTAAACAAAGAGGTTTTAGTAATGTTATTTTACGTTGTGTTTTTTTCTCTGTACGCTTTTATGCACTTATACTTTATTTATAAGCTGAAAAAAGCTTTTAATTTAAATGTTTTAACACTATACTTAGTATCTCCAACTTTTATATTCTCTCCTTTATTCTATAGAATGTATGACAGAGCTGGTTATGACCTTTATTACTTATCCTTTTTTATTTTAATGTGGATGGGTTTTATAATGCTATTTTTTATCTACTATATCTTAATTGATTTTTACCATGGTTTAATCAAAGCCTTTAATAAGGTTTTTGGTATAAATCCACTTCCATCTATAAGAAATAAGATTAGTTTTGTTTTTATCTTATTTTTAACAATTTCATCTTTAGTATACGGATACTATGAAACCTTGAATTTAAAGGTTTACAGATTTGTGATATACTCAGATAAAATTCCAAGAGACATTAAAATACTTCACATATCAGACCTTCATCTTAACCAAGTTATGAGAGAAGACAAAATCAAACTTGTTTTAGATGTCTACAACAAGGAAAAGCCTGATATTGTTATATCTACTGGAGACCTTGTAGATGGTAAAGTCTCTTACAGAAAGTCCTACGTAGAGCTCCTAAAAAATATGAACCCACCACTTGGTAAGTACGCCATACTTGGAAATCATGAGTACTATACGGATATAAACGACGCTGTAAAATTTCATCTCTTGTCAGGGTTTCAGCTCCTTAGAAATGAGACTACATC
Protein-coding sequences here:
- a CDS encoding YqhA family protein, encoding MNKLEQIVERILWESRLMVVFSVIASILAAFILVIMGTYDILLIFKELFHAFSDQEIYEQFHKDAITHIISAIDAYLISTVLLIFGIGLYELFVSKIDYAEKDTRSSKILIVHSLDQLKDKLAKVIVMVLIVTFFKHAVKYSYEEVLNLLYLGIGIFLIALAIYLLAKPHEAHKNEEH
- a CDS encoding cation transporter is translated as MKDIVVLLTSLTLVSGISWFFFSKDKKKEEENQESGELEKLEVNISGMHCAGCAAGIEATLKMVSGIKYAAVNFATSKGEFLYDPSKITKQQIIEKIKELGYDASIDLESFEKKS
- a CDS encoding copper-translocating P-type ATPase, whose protein sequence is MFFHFYYSDYLQFLTASIIQFYAGYEFYKSSLKSLKNRIADMNLLVSIGTFSAYFYSVAVLFFKDFFPVEMRHLYFEGSSAVITFVLIGRYLELKTRQTATEFMKKLISLKPDKAIKLVDGKEEVVDAVSIKKDDIVIVRPGDKIPVDGVVIEGQTEVDQSILTGESKLLYKKEGDTVLSGGINKSGLIKIKAIKDAKDSILNQIIKLLLEAQSKKPKIGKLADKITAYFVPVVLIISILVFDVWYFLGYPLNFSLTAAISVLVIACPCALGLATPITIVNVVGRGAKEGLLFKDPEVIEKSEKIDYVIFDKTGTLTEGKMKVEEYLVKDFLSVFVSLEKGINHPVAQSILQIPSQEVEIKDKQVIVGKGVVGTYKGIKVIMCNKKFLDELNIPLEKEFEEFYLKSKEKGNTVIFGVIDSKVYGVFSISDSVRPESKEVIKTLKNKGIKVVMLTGDNQKVAEKVAKEVGIEEFYYDLTPIDKYNFIKGLKEKGFTVVFVGDGINDAPSMVESDIGIAVETASDLAKESGSIVLLKSDLRGVVKAINLCQKGLKTIKQNLFWAYIYNIIGIPIAGGLLYPFFGILLNPMYAGIAMSFSSITVVLNALKLRYISI
- a CDS encoding peptidase U32 family protein; the protein is MNKPEILAPVGHYEGLAAVIKAGADAIYMGVGKLNQRALKSEFDINDVKEIRKITQDKGVKQYIVLNSIVFEDDLPWVNETLDQLKEIGVDAVIGWDMAVITGSIKRGITTHLSTMASVSNTQAAKFYEELGVKRIVPAREVKLQGLLELKEKTNLEIEIFVHGAMCMAVSGRCFLSHDVFETSGNRGECYQVCRHEFEVKITSKNTGTDFILGSDYVLSARDLVTLNFVDKLMWADSWKIEGRNKNPDYAYLVTYSYREARDRILNGEWNTKGYQDLWDLLERAYHRQWDSGFYFGQGLFGLNQSVAKEKKVYVGEVIKYYPKISVAEVRIVNNPMKIGDTIHIVGKNTGVVRQKVESMQIDRKNIEVAERGTVVGLKTVERVREGDKVYLMVEVENPIEEHKREAAKV
- a CDS encoding putative bifunctional diguanylate cyclase/phosphodiesterase, with the protein product MKEEDLQYLDVILSNFVYKINIYNLATLDFLTKIPNRRKLMMDLEKEILRAKRFNRPLSIALIDIDDFKIINDSFGHDVGDLALLHVVDILKDSIRLTDIVGRYGGEEFLVIMPETSLDGTLKAAEKIRKNIEQSSFIINDTKIPFTVSIGIASTELHGYDSQLLLKAADLGLYKAKKEGKNRVEFLTKDEIESLISSEFESKNILVSAIKEDRIVPFFQPIVKSDTLEIVGYEVLARIYIPEEDKYLPAYKFIPEAIRYRVLEKIDKIVQEKAIRYISEKNKKNILIFFNMSKTFFEKVSNLDDLLLLLNSNDVNPNNIFLEVTEEEALSDLTTLKEYIRYGKTLGFNFAIDDFGAGYSNFIYLKHFPIDLVKLDGSLISDIDKDVDDQVIIESIIKIARHKNIKVLAEMVEEKEEYETLKRLGVDYLQGYYFGKPTPYIN
- a CDS encoding metallophosphoesterase, which encodes MLFYVVFFSLYAFMHLYFIYKLKKAFNLNVLTLYLVSPTFIFSPLFYRMYDRAGYDLYYLSFFILMWMGFIMLFFIYYILIDFYHGLIKAFNKVFGINPLPSIRNKISFVFILFLTISSLVYGYYETLNLKVYRFVIYSDKIPRDIKILHISDLHLNQVMREDKIKLVLDVYNKEKPDIVISTGDLVDGKVSYRKSYVELLKNMNPPLGKYAILGNHEYYTDINDAVKFHLLSGFQLLRNETTSIDKVNVAIIGVDDIDGVRLGYIAEYPEKDLFKGLDKTKFVIFLKHQPKLDKTLVGEFDLMLSGHTHGGVLFPVRYILRKIFIADFGLVNIGSSYIFVSRGVGTGGPPIRIGCPPDVAVFEIKKLPR